In the Kitasatospora terrestris genome, one interval contains:
- a CDS encoding alkaline shock response membrane anchor protein AmaP — MKRRSRINRTLLALLGVVVLIGGLLVVMGGLDLYRRWNLDPPEGWPLTSPGDVLLPAADRTRYTAEDWWWPAVIGALTLLTLLALVWLLSQGRRHQPRKLTAGASRPHRAIQIRNQTLADAVAADTARLPGIDQARARITGTVKHPELRLRLTLTPGAEPAAVLSALHDGPLANLQTATGWQDPPVHARLKVTPHPARHTD; from the coding sequence ATGAAGAGGCGCTCACGGATCAACCGGACTCTTCTCGCCCTGCTGGGCGTCGTTGTGCTGATCGGCGGCCTGCTCGTCGTCATGGGCGGCCTCGACCTCTACCGCCGCTGGAACCTCGACCCGCCCGAGGGCTGGCCCCTCACCTCGCCCGGCGACGTTCTGCTGCCCGCCGCCGACCGGACCCGCTACACCGCCGAAGACTGGTGGTGGCCCGCCGTCATCGGTGCCCTCACTCTTCTCACCCTCCTCGCCCTCGTGTGGCTCCTCAGTCAGGGACGCCGCCACCAGCCCCGCAAGCTCACCGCCGGCGCCTCCCGCCCCCACCGAGCCATCCAGATCCGCAACCAGACCCTTGCCGACGCCGTCGCCGCCGACACCGCGCGGCTGCCCGGCATCGACCAGGCCCGCGCCCGCATCACCGGGACCGTCAAACACCCGGAACTGCGTCTGAGGCTGACCCTCACCCCCGGCGCAGAGCCCGCCGCCGTCCTCAGCGCCCTCCACGACGGGCCACTCGCCAACCTGCAGACCGCCACCGGCTGGCAGGACCCCCCTGTCCACGCCCGTCTGAAAGTCACCCCCCACCCCGCCCGACACACCGACTGA